From Callospermophilus lateralis isolate mCalLat2 chromosome 5, mCalLat2.hap1, whole genome shotgun sequence, a single genomic window includes:
- the LOC143390333 gene encoding olfactory receptor 14I1-like → MDNVTSFTYFLLVGVSSSPELQVLQGLLFLVIYLGALTGNLITVALIVTDSRLHAPMYFFISNLSLLDLGSISVIVPKSIVNSLTGRRIISLQECAAQIFLYILFATVEFALLVVMSYDRYVAICHPLHYGLVVTAHMCIQAAGGSWACGLVYSAIHTGSMFRLPFTKTNLIHQYFCDMPQILSLSSPDVQFSEFVIIAASVGLVVVCVAFVLMSYINIFSTVLKICSAEARSKALSTCVPQLAILLLFVISGSVAVLGPVATEGSLKNLLTAMFYTMVPPFTNPILYSLRNREINAALSRMFNRHTEFPIKDFLS, encoded by the coding sequence ATGGACAACGTCACCTCCTTCACCTACTTCCTCCTGGTGGGCGTCTCCAGCTCCCCAGAGCTCCAGGTTTTGCAAGGTCTGCTGTTCCTGGTGATCTATCTGGGAGCCTTGACGGGGAATCTTATCACCGTTGCTCTTATTGTGACAGACTCACGCCTTCACGCTCCGATGTACTTCTTCATAAGCAATCTGTCCCTCTTAGACCTTGGCAGCATCTCGGTGATTGTTCCCAAATCCATTGTTAATTCCTTGACAGGCCGTCGGATCATCTCACTGCAGGAATGTGCTGCACAGATCTTCCTTTACATACTTTTTGCCACTGTAGAGTTTGCGCTCCTTGTGGTCATGTCCTATGACCGCTACGTTGCCATCTGCCACCCTCTGCACTACGGGCTGGTGGTCACGGCGCACATGTGCATTCAGGCCGCGGGTGGCTCCTGGGCCTGCGGGCTGGTCTACTCTGCCATCCACACGGGCTCCATGTTCAGGCTTCCCTTTACAAAGACCAACCTGATCCACCAGTATTTCTGTGATATGCCTCAGATTTTGAGCCTCTCATCTCCTGATGTCCAGTTTTCTGAGTTCGTCATCATTGCCGCAAGTGTTGGCCTCGTGGTGGTGTGTGTCGCCTTCGTCTTGATGTCCTATATCAACATATTCTCAACCGTGCTCAAGATCTGTTCGGCGGAAGCCCGCAGCAAAGCCTTATCCACCTGTGTCCCACAGCTGGCGATTCTCCTCCTGTTTGTGATTTCTGGGTCAGTGGCTGTCTTAGGGCCCGTGGCAACGGAAGGATCCCTTAAAAATCTACTAACAGCCATGTTCTACACCATGGTCCCCCCCTTCACCAACCCCATCCTTTACAGTCTGAGGAACAGGGAGATTAATGCTGCACTCAGTAGGATGTTCAACAGGCATACCGAGTTCCCAATCAAAGATTTTCTTAGCTAA